In Priestia megaterium NBRC 15308 = ATCC 14581, the following proteins share a genomic window:
- a CDS encoding 3-hydroxybutyrate dehydrogenase, whose amino-acid sequence MVENQVIVITGAARGIGFEIGKRFAENGGKIVLSDIDQAAVEAAAQNLREAGFEALGVKADVTKEEEIKHLIETANAHFGAVHTFINNAGLQHVSPIEEFPTEKYELMIKIMLTAPFMAIKHAFPIMKKQGFGRIINVSSINGLIGFAGKAAYNSAKHGVIGLTKVAALEGAAHGITVNALCPGYVDTPLVRGQLAGLAKTRNVPLESVLEEVIYPLVPQKRLLDVSEIADYAIFLASDKAKGVTGQAVVMDGGYTAQ is encoded by the coding sequence ATGGTTGAAAATCAAGTAATTGTAATCACAGGAGCAGCAAGAGGAATTGGGTTTGAAATAGGTAAACGATTCGCAGAAAACGGCGGAAAAATTGTGTTATCCGACATTGATCAAGCTGCTGTAGAAGCTGCAGCACAAAATCTTCGTGAAGCTGGATTTGAAGCGCTTGGTGTCAAAGCCGATGTAACAAAAGAAGAAGAAATCAAACATTTAATTGAAACAGCAAACGCACATTTTGGAGCGGTTCATACGTTCATTAATAACGCTGGCTTGCAGCATGTTTCTCCAATCGAAGAGTTTCCCACTGAAAAATATGAGTTAATGATTAAAATTATGCTAACAGCTCCATTTATGGCGATTAAGCACGCGTTTCCGATTATGAAAAAACAAGGGTTCGGACGTATTATTAACGTTTCTTCTATCAACGGTTTAATCGGTTTTGCGGGCAAAGCAGCTTATAACAGTGCTAAACACGGTGTAATTGGGCTAACAAAAGTAGCTGCTCTTGAAGGCGCAGCACACGGTATTACGGTGAATGCACTTTGTCCTGGCTATGTGGATACACCACTAGTGAGAGGTCAGTTAGCTGGTTTAGCTAAAACAAGAAATGTACCATTAGAGAGCGTGCTTGAAGAAGTTATTTATCCTTTAGTCCCTCAAAAAAGATTACTAGACGTGAGCGAAATTGCTGACTACGCTATTTTCTTAGCGAGTGATAAAGCAAAAGGTGTAACTGGTCAAGCGGTAGTAATGGACGGCGGATATACAGCTCAATAA
- a CDS encoding CitMHS family transporter codes for MLSLLGFLMVAVFMYLIMSKRLTPMVALITIPIIFGLIGGFASGMGPMMLEGVKDIAPTAIMILFAILYFGLMIDSGLFDPLVSFILKVVKGDPLKIVVGTAVLSMMVALDGDGTTTYMITVSSLLPLYKRLEMNPLILAGIAMLSMGVMNMTPWGGASAMAMSSLNLDSSQLFLPLIPVMGFGLLWVLFVSVVLGRRERKRLGVINIKHSANEMAHADELEGTAQHLDYRRPRLVWFNFLLTVSLMVCLIMDFMSLMLLFMVAFAIALLINYPNIKDQQQRISSHANNAVAVVSIVIAAGIFTGIMSGTKMIDAMANTLVGIIPDAMGPFLPVVVAFLSAPFTFFMSNNAFYFGVLPIIAQAAESYGISAAEIGRAAILGQPVHVISPLVAAAHLLIGMVGIEFSDLQRFLIKWALGTTAVMTLAALILGVISI; via the coding sequence ATGCTTTCTTTATTAGGATTTTTAATGGTTGCAGTATTCATGTATTTAATTATGTCAAAACGACTTACCCCAATGGTTGCTCTTATCACTATTCCAATTATATTTGGTTTAATAGGCGGTTTTGCTAGCGGAATGGGACCTATGATGCTAGAGGGTGTAAAAGATATTGCTCCTACAGCTATTATGATTTTATTTGCCATTTTATATTTTGGATTAATGATTGATTCAGGATTGTTTGACCCTCTCGTTTCCTTCATTTTAAAGGTTGTAAAAGGAGATCCTCTAAAAATCGTCGTCGGAACTGCTGTTCTTTCAATGATGGTTGCTTTAGATGGCGATGGAACTACTACCTATATGATAACGGTCTCTTCTTTGCTTCCATTATATAAACGGCTAGAAATGAATCCGCTTATCCTAGCGGGAATTGCGATGCTATCTATGGGAGTTATGAACATGACTCCGTGGGGAGGTGCTTCTGCTATGGCTATGAGTTCATTAAATTTAGATTCGTCTCAGTTGTTTTTACCTTTAATACCTGTAATGGGTTTTGGGCTTCTATGGGTGCTATTTGTTTCTGTTGTCCTTGGAAGAAGGGAAAGAAAAAGGTTAGGAGTTATCAATATTAAACATTCTGCAAATGAAATGGCACATGCAGATGAATTAGAGGGAACAGCGCAACATTTAGACTATCGACGACCTAGGTTAGTATGGTTTAATTTTCTCCTTACCGTTAGTCTTATGGTGTGCTTAATTATGGACTTTATGTCGCTGATGCTTTTGTTCATGGTAGCGTTTGCTATTGCATTACTAATAAATTATCCAAACATCAAAGATCAACAGCAGCGAATTTCATCTCATGCAAATAATGCGGTAGCCGTCGTTTCAATTGTTATTGCAGCAGGTATTTTTACAGGAATCATGTCTGGAACAAAGATGATTGATGCTATGGCAAATACGCTTGTAGGGATAATCCCAGATGCAATGGGCCCTTTTTTGCCAGTTGTAGTAGCATTTTTAAGTGCTCCTTTTACATTTTTTATGTCTAATAATGCTTTTTATTTTGGTGTACTGCCGATTATTGCTCAAGCTGCCGAAAGTTATGGGATTAGCGCAGCTGAAATTGGAAGAGCTGCTATTTTAGGACAACCTGTTCACGTGATAAGTCCCTTGGTAGCAGCAGCTCACTTATTAATTGGAATGGTAGGAATTGAATTTAGTGATTTGCAACGATTTTTAATTAAGTGGGCGCTAGGAACTACGGCGGTAATGACACTAGCTGCATTAATTTTAGGTGTTATTTCCATTTAA
- a CDS encoding DedA family protein: protein MLHFITDLLKQFGIWGLLSGLAIEASSLPFPGSLLTLTYGYLLNMHIVKLLLIALAGSAVYTAFSFIPYGIGYKLEDKVKKKLSKKKKAFEKSQKWFKKCGLWSIAIARPLGLGNYISYLSGLSKVKPMPFALLTFLGIFPLNIAMLWLGQIGNFKSIQSFISDAQTYILIAAVVAVCGFLIYKFYFKKSSCSEQSSST from the coding sequence ATGCTACATTTCATAACAGACTTACTGAAACAATTTGGAATTTGGGGACTTTTAAGCGGACTGGCCATTGAGGCTTCCTCCCTGCCGTTTCCTGGTTCTCTTCTCACCCTTACCTACGGATACTTATTAAACATGCACATAGTGAAATTATTATTAATCGCTCTTGCAGGAAGCGCCGTTTATACAGCTTTTAGCTTTATACCGTATGGGATAGGCTATAAATTAGAGGATAAGGTAAAGAAAAAATTATCTAAAAAGAAAAAAGCATTTGAGAAATCACAAAAATGGTTTAAAAAATGCGGATTATGGAGTATTGCGATTGCTCGTCCTTTAGGGCTCGGAAACTACATTTCCTATCTTTCAGGGCTATCTAAAGTGAAACCTATGCCGTTTGCTCTGCTCACATTTCTTGGTATCTTTCCTTTGAATATTGCCATGCTTTGGCTAGGACAAATCGGAAACTTTAAGTCCATTCAATCTTTTATCTCAGATGCACAAACTTATATTCTAATTGCAGCGGTAGTGGCTGTATGCGGATTTTTAATTTATAAGTTTTATTTTAAAAAAAGCAGCTGCAGCGAACAGTCTAGTTCAACTTAA
- a CDS encoding spore germination protein has product MGCIINIENIVTNGLKDNSNVSVGCVVQNSHTANTKSVGACFSFGNGSPAIASMTNSNIDFCKGEENKEQQS; this is encoded by the coding sequence ATGGGCTGTATTATTAACATTGAAAATATCGTGACTAACGGGTTAAAAGACAACTCGAACGTAAGCGTAGGCTGTGTTGTACAAAATAGTCACACGGCAAATACAAAATCGGTAGGAGCTTGTTTTTCGTTTGGAAACGGCTCTCCTGCTATTGCCTCTATGACAAACAGTAATATCGACTTTTGCAAAGGTGAAGAAAATAAAGAGCAGCAATCTTGA
- the sspL gene encoding small, acid-soluble spore protein L, with protein sequence MGTKKSANRGQVAPGVNPQGHGKDVEFSTEPKSELENKAKKSNTKI encoded by the coding sequence ATGGGTACAAAAAAATCTGCTAACCGCGGTCAAGTAGCTCCTGGAGTTAACCCTCAAGGACACGGAAAAGATGTTGAATTTTCAACAGAACCGAAAAGTGAACTTGAAAACAAAGCGAAAAAGTCAAATACAAAAATTTAA
- a CDS encoding ATP-binding protein, which yields MRFLNVSRRPSLLAQITLLITVVILVSTVLVCVLFSAMIDEIVEKYVGKQAMTVAKLASEDKAIVKAFRNKNPSEHIQPIAEKIRKTTGADYVTIANDKGIRYSHPNSSYIGKHTKTSNEASLKEHQSIIYKGKGISGFAIKAKTPIWDSRGNVIGVSSVGFLVSNIEKQINDYRIKIIKLSCIPFLIGAFGAFFIARRVKRLIFGLEPEEISFLFKEKEATLESIQDATITVNVEKYVTSMNRRARELFGHLQIGGEIKNARLGQLIDQVIEKQRVYSNQSLVLDSQQYILDLSPIIRKKEVQGIVLTIRTLSQIEELTEEISKIKMFSDNLRAQNHEFLNKLNVIYGLLKLKKYEHVIQMISSEVKERQDIISFLMSSVKDPLIAACLLGKINRSKELDVTLEIDQDSNLTSTLNIEDAKNVVSILGNLIDNALEAVREHKGNVLVSFTDVGNDLIFEVEDNGPGISKEVENMIFMDGYTTKKGENHGIGLTIVKRSVELLKGELYISKSMLQGARFTLVIPKLLNNEKEESI from the coding sequence ATGCGTTTTCTTAATGTGAGTAGAAGACCTAGCTTACTTGCCCAAATTACATTACTTATTACGGTAGTTATTCTTGTGAGTACTGTCCTTGTATGCGTTTTATTTTCTGCAATGATAGATGAAATTGTTGAAAAATATGTAGGTAAGCAAGCTATGACAGTAGCAAAATTAGCTTCTGAAGACAAAGCGATTGTAAAAGCTTTTAGGAATAAAAATCCTTCTGAGCACATCCAACCTATTGCAGAAAAAATAAGAAAAACCACTGGAGCAGATTACGTCACCATCGCTAATGATAAAGGAATCCGCTATTCTCATCCCAATAGTAGCTATATTGGAAAACATACCAAAACAAGCAACGAAGCTTCTTTAAAGGAGCATCAATCCATTATTTATAAAGGAAAAGGAATTTCAGGATTTGCAATTAAAGCCAAGACTCCCATATGGGATAGCCGAGGAAACGTAATAGGCGTTTCGTCAGTAGGGTTTCTTGTAAGCAATATAGAAAAACAGATTAATGATTATAGAATAAAAATTATTAAATTGTCCTGTATTCCTTTTCTTATTGGAGCATTTGGAGCTTTTTTCATTGCAAGGCGGGTAAAAAGACTAATATTTGGACTGGAACCGGAGGAGATTTCCTTTCTTTTTAAAGAAAAAGAGGCTACCCTTGAATCTATTCAAGATGCTACTATTACTGTAAATGTCGAAAAATATGTAACGTCGATGAACAGAAGGGCCAGAGAACTATTTGGTCATCTTCAAATAGGAGGAGAGATAAAGAACGCCCGTTTAGGACAGCTAATTGATCAAGTGATAGAAAAGCAACGAGTGTATTCTAACCAGTCCCTTGTACTAGATAGTCAGCAGTATATTTTAGATTTATCTCCTATTATAAGAAAAAAAGAAGTGCAGGGTATCGTCCTTACTATAAGAACTTTATCTCAAATTGAAGAGTTGACAGAAGAGATTTCTAAAATTAAAATGTTTTCTGATAATTTACGTGCTCAAAATCACGAATTTTTAAATAAGCTGAACGTCATTTATGGATTGTTAAAGTTAAAGAAGTATGAGCATGTCATACAAATGATTTCATCAGAGGTAAAGGAACGCCAAGATATTATTTCTTTTTTAATGTCTTCTGTAAAGGATCCTTTGATTGCGGCATGCTTACTTGGAAAGATCAATCGTTCGAAAGAATTAGACGTTACTTTAGAAATTGACCAAGATAGTAACTTAACAAGTACTTTAAATATCGAAGACGCAAAAAACGTTGTTTCTATCTTGGGGAATTTAATTGATAATGCGCTCGAGGCTGTGCGAGAACATAAAGGGAACGTGCTGGTATCTTTTACAGATGTAGGAAATGACCTGATTTTTGAAGTTGAAGATAATGGACCAGGGATATCAAAAGAAGTAGAAAATATGATTTTTATGGATGGTTACACAACGAAAAAAGGTGAAAATCACGGGATTGGATTGACTATTGTTAAGAGATCTGTAGAGCTGCTTAAAGGTGAACTATACATAAGCAAAAGTATGTTACAAGGAGCAAGATTTACATTAGTTATCCCAAAGCTATTAAATAATGAAAAGGAAGAATCGATATGA
- a CDS encoding response regulator — protein MTENQINVMIIEDDSTAAQIYEQFTKKLEHFTVVATAGSGEQALELLTIFTPQLILLDVFLPDINGVELLWEIRKKYRGIDIILITAANDVETVGEAIRGGAFGYLVKPVIIDKFLSTLKHYQSTRIELTENKMINQDKIDHLFRTRHNRRTQSAAAVTELPKGIDKHTLRLVRDKVREVQQSLNVDEFSQLVGISYSTMRRYLEYLVSCKEMQVEIVYGSVGRPERKYRVTNFT, from the coding sequence ATGACTGAAAATCAAATTAATGTCATGATTATAGAAGATGATTCTACAGCTGCACAAATTTATGAACAGTTTACTAAGAAACTAGAGCATTTCACTGTTGTTGCGACAGCAGGATCTGGAGAACAGGCTTTAGAACTGCTAACAATATTTACGCCGCAATTAATTTTATTAGACGTCTTTTTACCAGATATCAACGGAGTGGAGCTGCTATGGGAAATCAGAAAAAAGTATCGAGGAATCGATATTATTTTAATAACGGCAGCCAATGATGTTGAAACAGTAGGGGAAGCAATAAGAGGAGGAGCATTTGGTTATTTGGTGAAACCTGTAATTATTGATAAATTTTTATCTACTTTAAAACATTATCAGTCTACAAGAATAGAATTAACCGAAAATAAAATGATTAACCAAGATAAAATAGACCATTTATTTAGAACACGTCATAACCGCCGCACTCAATCAGCAGCTGCAGTAACAGAACTTCCTAAGGGGATTGATAAACATACTCTTCGTTTAGTAAGAGATAAAGTTCGCGAAGTTCAGCAGAGCTTGAATGTAGATGAGTTTTCTCAACTAGTAGGTATCAGTTATTCAACAATGAGAAGGTATTTAGAGTATTTAGTATCGTGTAAGGAAATGCAGGTGGAAATAGTGTACGGAAGTGTAGGAAGGCCTGAGCGGAAATATCGAGTAACTAATTTTACATAA
- a CDS encoding NAD(P)H-dependent oxidoreductase, with amino-acid sequence MNHTDKKQEILDAFNFRHATKEFDPAKKISDEDFQFILETGRLSPSSVGYEPWKFLVVENKDLKEKLKAVSWGAQGQIPTASHFVIILSRTDARYDSEYVLNLQKNVKEMPDDVLETLMPRYKDFQENDFHLFESKRALFDWASKQSYIALANMMTSAAQIGIDSCPIEGFNYDQVHEILKEEGLLEDGKFDISVMVAFGYRIHEPKRGKTRRSMDQVVQWVK; translated from the coding sequence ATGAACCATACAGATAAAAAACAAGAAATTTTAGACGCATTTAACTTTCGTCATGCTACAAAAGAGTTTGATCCAGCGAAGAAAATTTCCGATGAAGATTTCCAATTCATTTTAGAAACAGGGCGCTTATCTCCAAGCTCAGTAGGTTATGAGCCGTGGAAGTTTTTAGTCGTTGAAAATAAAGATTTAAAAGAAAAATTAAAAGCTGTTTCTTGGGGAGCACAAGGTCAAATTCCTACAGCAAGTCATTTTGTTATTATTCTTTCTCGTACAGACGCAAGATATGACTCTGAATATGTGTTGAATCTTCAAAAAAATGTAAAAGAAATGCCGGATGATGTATTAGAGACATTAATGCCTCGTTATAAAGATTTCCAAGAAAATGATTTTCATTTGTTCGAAAGCAAGCGAGCCCTATTTGATTGGGCTAGCAAACAATCTTATATTGCACTAGCTAATATGATGACATCAGCTGCTCAAATTGGTATTGATTCTTGTCCGATTGAAGGATTTAACTATGACCAAGTACATGAGATTCTAAAAGAAGAAGGATTACTAGAAGACGGTAAGTTTGATATTTCCGTTATGGTTGCGTTCGGCTATCGAATTCATGAACCTAAACGCGGAAAAACGAGAAGAAGTATGGATCAAGTTGTACAGTGGGTAAAATAA
- a CDS encoding SDR family NAD(P)-dependent oxidoreductase: MKYTVITGASSGIGYETALAFAGRGKNLILAARREDKLEELKRKVEELNQDVKVIVQSVDLSVAENAHTFYESLKEYELETWINNAGFGNFASVGEQKLTKIETMLHLNIEALTILSSLFVRDYENVEGTQLINVSSGGGYTIVADAVTYCATKFYVSAFTEGLSQELKGRGAKMQAKVLAPAATETEFAQRSMDMSDFEYEGRVPKFHTSKEMAAFMLDLYDSNKTVGLVDGVTYEFQLKDPIYPYADRATS, translated from the coding sequence ATGAAATATACAGTAATCACTGGCGCAAGTTCAGGAATTGGATATGAAACAGCTTTAGCTTTTGCTGGACGTGGAAAAAATCTTATATTGGCTGCACGTAGAGAGGACAAGCTAGAAGAGTTAAAAAGAAAAGTTGAAGAACTGAATCAAGATGTAAAGGTTATTGTCCAGTCGGTTGATTTATCCGTGGCAGAAAATGCTCATACGTTTTATGAGTCACTCAAAGAGTATGAATTAGAAACTTGGATTAACAATGCTGGATTCGGAAACTTTGCTTCTGTCGGTGAACAAAAATTAACTAAAATTGAAACAATGCTTCATTTAAATATAGAAGCCTTAACCATTCTTTCATCTTTATTTGTAAGAGATTATGAAAACGTTGAAGGTACACAGCTTATTAATGTTTCTTCTGGAGGCGGCTACACCATTGTTGCTGATGCAGTCACTTATTGCGCAACAAAATTCTACGTAAGTGCATTTACAGAAGGTCTTTCTCAAGAATTAAAAGGAAGAGGAGCAAAAATGCAGGCTAAAGTTCTAGCTCCGGCGGCTACTGAAACAGAATTTGCACAGCGTTCGATGGATATGAGTGATTTTGAATACGAAGGACGAGTACCTAAGTTTCATACGTCAAAAGAAATGGCTGCTTTTATGCTGGACCTTTATGATAGCAATAAAACGGTAGGACTTGTAGATGGAGTGACTTACGAATTTCAATTAAAAGATCCTATCTATCCATACGCAGACAGAGCGACAAGCTGA
- a CDS encoding metallophosphoesterase family protein translates to MDKIAVISDIHGNLPALEAVLADIQQRDIHRIICLGDLVGKGPDSSKVIDIIKEKCEVTVMGNWDDFITKPAEFEALKWHQKKLSSAQEAYLKELPFSVEFMMSGKLIRMFHASPRSLYDRIQPWDSLEKRLSLFANTEYTENIKGSREPDVICYGDVHNAFIQHIKGKTLCNVGSVGNPLDLPQASYLILGGKDQDESPSSFSIQFVRIPYDIEKAIELARAVEMPDFEPYVQELKTARYRGLKN, encoded by the coding sequence ATGGACAAAATTGCTGTTATTTCAGATATCCACGGAAATCTTCCTGCATTAGAAGCAGTTTTAGCTGACATACAACAGCGAGATATCCATCGCATCATTTGTCTAGGTGATTTAGTAGGAAAAGGACCGGATTCAAGTAAAGTGATTGATATCATAAAAGAAAAGTGCGAAGTAACAGTAATGGGAAACTGGGATGACTTCATTACAAAGCCTGCGGAATTCGAAGCGTTGAAATGGCATCAGAAGAAGTTAAGTTCAGCCCAAGAGGCATACTTAAAGGAACTTCCTTTTTCCGTTGAGTTTATGATGAGCGGAAAATTAATTAGAATGTTTCACGCTTCACCTAGAAGTCTCTATGACCGAATTCAACCTTGGGATTCACTTGAAAAGCGCCTTAGTCTATTTGCTAATACGGAATATACAGAAAATATAAAAGGATCAAGAGAGCCAGATGTTATCTGTTACGGAGATGTACATAATGCATTTATTCAACATATTAAAGGGAAAACGCTATGCAATGTAGGAAGTGTAGGAAACCCGCTTGATTTACCACAAGCTTCCTATCTTATCTTAGGAGGAAAGGATCAAGACGAAAGTCCTTCATCATTTTCTATTCAATTTGTACGTATTCCATACGATATTGAAAAGGCTATCGAATTGGCGAGAGCTGTAGAGATGCCAGATTTTGAACCCTACGTTCAAGAATTAAAAACAGCTCGCTATAGAGGACTAAAAAATTAA
- the fsa gene encoding fructose-6-phosphate aldolase gives MKFFIDTANLEDIKKAYKIGVLSGVTTNPSLVAKEGVKFEDRIEEILKTVPEVESVSAEVTPDTVTADDMIAQAEELIKINGGDKNITIKLPMTIAGLEATRYLAKKGVKTNVTLIFTVNQALLAARAGATYVSPFLGRLDDISEDGVYLVSRIAELFRIQHIDSQIIAASVRHPDHVTRVALAGAHIATIPYAVIEQLVKHPLTEQGIEKFASDWEKAVKS, from the coding sequence ATGAAATTTTTTATTGATACAGCTAACCTGGAAGATATTAAAAAAGCATATAAAATTGGGGTATTATCAGGTGTTACCACAAACCCTTCGCTAGTAGCTAAAGAAGGCGTAAAGTTTGAAGATCGCATCGAAGAAATTTTAAAAACCGTTCCTGAAGTAGAATCCGTTTCAGCAGAAGTCACACCCGACACAGTAACCGCCGATGACATGATTGCTCAAGCAGAAGAGCTGATAAAAATTAATGGAGGAGACAAAAATATAACGATTAAACTTCCTATGACCATTGCTGGATTGGAAGCAACCCGTTATCTAGCTAAAAAAGGCGTAAAAACAAACGTAACGTTAATTTTTACAGTGAATCAAGCGCTTCTAGCAGCTCGTGCAGGTGCCACATACGTATCGCCATTTTTAGGACGCTTAGACGATATTTCAGAAGACGGTGTTTATCTGGTATCTCGAATTGCAGAGCTATTTCGAATTCAACACATTGACTCACAAATTATAGCAGCGTCAGTCAGACACCCAGATCACGTCACACGAGTAGCTCTTGCTGGGGCTCATATTGCTACAATTCCGTATGCCGTAATTGAACAATTAGTAAAACACCCGTTAACAGAGCAAGGAATTGAAAAATTTGCATCAGACTGGGAAAAAGCTGTAAAAAGTTAA
- a CDS encoding GntP family permease, protein MVIIVGLLLLMFFAYLGWSIIWVAPVVATFVAYFSGLKVLPTYTDVYMGGFVDFAAKWFPIFLLGAVFGKLMEDTGAAKSLAQRIAKLFGSKRAILGVLIASAILTYGGVSLFVVVFAIYPLAIALFREANVSRNLLPATVALGAFTFTMTAIPGTPQIQNLIPTATFKTNAMSGSIIGIVSGLIMAVGGYLWLAYRDKKLKAKNQGFTEPNESSVAASEEQDLMNVILAILPLIVVVVTLNVLKWEPIVSLLIGIFSILLINFKHYKTFISSINEGAKGSVMAVINTSAAVGFGSVITAVPEFKDVTHVLLNISSNPLVSEALSVQVLAMITGSASGGMGIALQALGDTWYHLSQTTNLSADALHRIASVASGASILPHNGALLTLLAVTGLRHKETYKDVFVVAFIIPTIALFAGVALAAAGII, encoded by the coding sequence GTGGTTATTATTGTAGGATTGTTATTGTTGATGTTTTTTGCTTATCTAGGATGGTCTATTATCTGGGTGGCACCTGTTGTTGCTACGTTCGTTGCTTATTTTAGCGGTTTAAAAGTACTGCCTACTTATACAGATGTGTATATGGGAGGGTTTGTAGATTTCGCCGCAAAATGGTTCCCCATCTTTTTATTAGGAGCCGTCTTTGGAAAGCTAATGGAAGATACAGGCGCAGCCAAATCGTTGGCGCAGCGTATTGCTAAATTATTTGGAAGTAAAAGAGCGATTTTAGGGGTGCTAATTGCTTCAGCCATTTTGACATACGGCGGAGTGAGTCTATTCGTTGTTGTCTTTGCGATTTATCCTTTAGCAATCGCGCTATTTCGAGAAGCTAACGTATCGCGAAATTTACTGCCAGCAACAGTTGCACTCGGAGCATTTACGTTTACAATGACAGCGATTCCAGGTACGCCTCAAATTCAAAATCTGATTCCGACTGCTACATTTAAAACGAATGCAATGTCCGGTTCGATTATTGGAATTGTCTCAGGTCTTATTATGGCGGTGGGAGGATATTTATGGTTAGCTTATCGTGATAAAAAATTAAAAGCTAAAAATCAAGGGTTTACCGAGCCTAATGAATCATCAGTCGCAGCGAGTGAAGAGCAGGACTTGATGAATGTAATATTAGCTATTTTACCGCTGATTGTCGTTGTCGTGACGTTAAACGTTTTAAAATGGGAGCCTATCGTTTCATTATTAATTGGTATTTTTTCTATTTTACTTATTAATTTTAAACACTATAAAACGTTTATTTCTTCTATAAATGAAGGAGCAAAAGGATCCGTGATGGCTGTTATTAACACGAGTGCAGCAGTAGGTTTTGGCTCGGTTATTACAGCAGTTCCAGAGTTTAAAGATGTCACGCATGTGTTGCTAAACATTTCGAGCAACCCGCTCGTTTCAGAAGCGTTAAGCGTTCAAGTGCTAGCGATGATCACAGGTTCAGCATCCGGCGGTATGGGCATTGCGCTTCAAGCATTAGGAGATACGTGGTATCACTTGTCTCAAACGACGAATTTAAGTGCCGATGCTCTTCACCGTATTGCAAGCGTTGCGTCAGGTGCATCTATTTTACCGCATAACGGTGCGTTGTTAACGCTATTAGCGGTAACTGGTCTTCGGCATAAAGAAACGTATAAAGACGTATTTGTTGTTGCATTTATCATCCCCACAATCGCTTTATTTGCAGGAGTCGCATTAGCGGCAGCCGGTATTATTTAA